The nucleotide window GACGATATCGTGGCGGTATTTCGAGACCGCCGTTGAGACAGTCCACCTCCGAGTCTGATTCATGGACGGGCCCATCAGACGTCTGCCGGACCAGGCGATTATCGGCATGGTCCATCTTGCTCCATTGCCCGGAAGTCCCGCCGGCCGGCAGCCTTTGAGCAAGGTGGTCCAGGCGGCGTGCCACGATGCCCGGCTTCTGGCCGACGCCGGCTTCGACGCCCTGATCATTGAGAACTTCGGTGATGCCCCCTTCCGGCCGACCACCGTTGATCCCCACACTGTCGCCTTCATGACCGTGGCTGTGCGAGCGGTGATGGCCGCGGTCTCCATCCCGGTGGGGGTCAACGTTCTCCGGAACGATGCGATTGCCGCAGTGGCCATCGCCGGCGTCTGCGGAGCGGCGTTCGTCCGTGTCAACGTGCACACGGGCGCCTACGCCACCGACCAGGGGCTCATGGAGGGGCGCGCCGACGAGACGCTTCGATACCGGCGTCGTCTTACCGGCGACGCACAAGGCAATCAGACCGCCGCGATGCCCGCGATTCTTGCCGATGTCCACGTGAAACACGCTATGCCGCTGGCGGCCGCGCCGATCGCGCAGACTGCCGAAGAAGCCGCGTACCGGGGCCGAGCCGACGGACTGATCGTCAGCGGCGCGGCCACCGGAAAGCCGACCGACCTGGCCGACCTCAAGGCTGTTCGAGAGGCGGTTCCGGATCGGCCGGTCTACGTGGGCAGCGGCGTCACGCCCGATACCGTGGCCGAATGGCTCGCCGTCGCCAACGGCGTAATCGTCGGTACGGCGATCAAGCGGGACGGCCTGACCACCGCCCCCGTCGACGCGGCGCGTGCTGCGGCTTTGGTTAAGGCGGCAAGGAGGTGAAATTATGGCAGCCAAACCTCGCATTCACCTGACCGCTGTTGCCAGCTACGCCACCCAGGGCATGCAGTTGCTCGGCATCCGAAACGTCGGTGAACTGATTGCCTTGGCATCAAGCAGACTCAACGGCCGTTACGCCGTCACGGCCGGCGGGCCGATGATCTTCGCCAAGCAGGACGAGATGCACGGCGGGCGATTCGACGATGCCGCTCGAGCCCGCGAGATCGAAACCATCCTGGCGGACGACGATGTCGCTGCGCTCGTCACCGTGCGCGGCGGGTCATGGTTCACGCGAATCCTCCAGAAGATCGATTTCGACGTGCTCAAGCGACGCCGCACCACGATCCACGTCTTCGGGTTCAGCGAAATGACCAGTCTGGTCCTCATTGCAGGAAGGTATCCGAAGGTGTTTGCACTGCACGATCTTGGGCCGTTGTTCCTGTTCGACGGGGTGCGCCGTTTCATGACCAAACGGGCCGATGCGTACCTCCAAGCCGCGGAAATGCCCGTCGATGCCGCCCATTGCGCGGGTTTTGGCGCCGGCTGGGCCGCAGCCAAGTTCCGGGGAATGTTCGCCGATTTTATCGCCGAGGTGGCGGCCATCCTTGACGGGCACGGCTCACCGCGTGTGCCCTCAGGACGTTTGCTGGAGGGCAAGTTGCCGGCCGCCAAGCCCATCACCATCGTCGGCGGCAACATCAGCGTGATCATGCCCCTGATCGGCTCACGCTACGCCGAATTCATCGATCCCACCGGCAAGTGGCTCGCCCTTGAAGAGATTAACGAATCGGTTGGGGCCGTCGACCGCATGCTCGCAGGCCTCAAACTGTCCGGTCTGTTGGACAAGGCCGAGGGAATTATCCTCGGCAACTTCCGCGACGGCGACGCCAACCTGACGCAGGCAGTCTTCGAGGCGCTCAAGCGTCACCAGCGAACCTCACGTAACCAACCGGTCATCGAACTGACCAACTTCGGACACGTCTACCCGATCGCCCCCCTCCCGATGCACCGCCAAGTCATCCTCCGTTGCCGCCGCGCGGCCCGCGGCCAGACCCAGGTGAGCATCGAGACTCCGTGGGACAAGTGGGGGAGAGAGTAACAACCCGTGCCGGGCGCCATCCCCACGGCCATGCGTAGGCATGGAGGGTAGGGCCGACGCCCCCGTCGGCCCATCTCTGCATCCAGCGTAGGCTGAGTTCGAGCGTCTGTAGGGCCGACGCCCCCGTCGGCCCATCCTTGCCCCCAGGCAAGCGTATTCCCGCACGGCAGGTCGCCGGACCCGCCACCAACCATTGAGATGTCACCACGGTAGGGCATGCTCTGCGCGCCATTTTGACCGCTCATGTCCGACCAAACCTCCAAACCGCTCGGCCCGGAATCCTTTCCGGGCCGCACCCCCTGCGGAATCCTTTCCGCATTCGGCGTCCATGGCAGCACGCTAGGGCGTGCCGGGTGCCATGCCCACGGCTTTGCGTGGGCATGCGGGGGGTAGGGCCGACGCCCCCGTCGGCCCATCTCCGCATCCGGCGTAGGCTGAGTTCGAGTGTCTGTAGGGCCGACGCCCCCGTCGCTGTAGGGCCGACGCCCCCGTCGGCCCATCTCCGCTCGGCCCGGAATCCTTTCCGGGCCGCACCCCCTGCGGAATCCTTTCCACATTCGGCATTCATGACGATGCCAACCCTCCACCTGCAGGTAGGGCAGGTCGGCCGGGGGGTATCGGGGTCAACTCTTGACTCTTGACATATTGTGCTAGGGGGGTATCGGGGGGGGTATCGGGGTCAACTCTTGACTCTTGACATATTGTGCTATATGGAACTA belongs to Phycisphaerae bacterium and includes:
- a CDS encoding BtpA/SgcQ family protein: MDGPIRRLPDQAIIGMVHLAPLPGSPAGRQPLSKVVQAACHDARLLADAGFDALIIENFGDAPFRPTTVDPHTVAFMTVAVRAVMAAVSIPVGVNVLRNDAIAAVAIAGVCGAAFVRVNVHTGAYATDQGLMEGRADETLRYRRRLTGDAQGNQTAAMPAILADVHVKHAMPLAAAPIAQTAEEAAYRGRADGLIVSGAATGKPTDLADLKAVREAVPDRPVYVGSGVTPDTVAEWLAVANGVIVGTAIKRDGLTTAPVDAARAAALVKAARR
- a CDS encoding LD-carboxypeptidase, which encodes MAAKPRIHLTAVASYATQGMQLLGIRNVGELIALASSRLNGRYAVTAGGPMIFAKQDEMHGGRFDDAARAREIETILADDDVAALVTVRGGSWFTRILQKIDFDVLKRRRTTIHVFGFSEMTSLVLIAGRYPKVFALHDLGPLFLFDGVRRFMTKRADAYLQAAEMPVDAAHCAGFGAGWAAAKFRGMFADFIAEVAAILDGHGSPRVPSGRLLEGKLPAAKPITIVGGNISVIMPLIGSRYAEFIDPTGKWLALEEINESVGAVDRMLAGLKLSGLLDKAEGIILGNFRDGDANLTQAVFEALKRHQRTSRNQPVIELTNFGHVYPIAPLPMHRQVILRCRRAARGQTQVSIETPWDKWGRE